Proteins encoded by one window of Streptomyces sp. ALI-76-A:
- a CDS encoding maleylpyruvate isomerase family mycothiol-dependent enzyme: MMDHAHDLASVHDATERLLSAVAELDNASVTEPSRLPGWTRGHVLAHLARNADALVNVLEGRPMYVSGDARDADIERDAPRTLDVHLADLRASAARFQQTASAPADWSRTVELRGGVTDSASRVPFRRWIEVELHHVDLGIGYALEDLPEEFVQREIGFLAERFRGHPDVPPLLMEQDDGRRVRSGRDGEPELKITGSRADLVGWLSGRPTGSAPAVEGGPLPKLPPL, from the coding sequence ATGATGGATCACGCGCATGACCTGGCGTCTGTACACGACGCTACCGAGCGGCTGCTCAGCGCGGTCGCCGAACTGGACAACGCGTCTGTGACGGAGCCGTCACGACTGCCCGGCTGGACCCGCGGCCATGTCCTGGCCCATCTCGCCCGCAACGCGGACGCCCTGGTGAACGTTCTGGAGGGCCGTCCCATGTACGTCTCCGGTGACGCCCGGGACGCGGACATCGAGCGGGACGCGCCGCGCACCCTGGACGTCCACCTCGCCGACCTGCGCGCGAGCGCGGCCCGCTTCCAGCAGACGGCGTCCGCGCCGGCGGACTGGTCGCGCACGGTCGAGCTGCGGGGCGGGGTCACCGACTCCGCGTCCCGGGTGCCGTTCCGGCGCTGGATCGAGGTGGAGCTGCACCACGTGGACCTCGGCATCGGGTACGCGCTGGAGGACCTCCCCGAGGAGTTCGTCCAGCGCGAGATCGGCTTCCTCGCCGAGCGCTTCCGGGGCCACCCCGACGTGCCGCCCCTGCTGATGGAGCAGGACGACGGCCGCCGGGTGCGGTCCGGCCGCGACGGCGAGCCGGAGCTCAAGATCACCGGCTCCCGGGCCGACCTCGTCGGCTGGCTGTCCGGTCGCCCCACGGGCTCCGCACCGGCCGTGGAGGGCGGCCCCCTGCCGAAGCTGCCGCCGCTGTAG
- a CDS encoding MBL fold metallo-hydrolase — protein sequence MTYSGAVKVGGPADVHELRDLMITKIAVGPMDNNVYLLRCRATDEQLLIDAANDADTLLGMIGDDGIASVVTTHQHGDHWQALAEVVAATRARTYAGRDDADGIPVPTDVLVDDGDTIRVGHVELTARHLVGHTPGSIALVYDDPHGHPHVFTGDCLFPGGVGNTRKDPKAFASLIHDVRTKIFDALPDESWVYPGHGNDTTLGAERPHLPEWQARGW from the coding sequence ATGACGTACAGCGGAGCGGTGAAGGTCGGTGGCCCGGCCGACGTGCACGAACTGCGCGACCTGATGATCACGAAGATCGCGGTCGGTCCCATGGACAACAACGTCTATCTGCTGCGCTGCCGGGCCACGGACGAACAACTGCTGATCGACGCGGCCAACGACGCGGACACCCTGCTGGGCATGATCGGTGACGACGGCATCGCGTCCGTCGTCACCACGCACCAGCACGGCGACCACTGGCAGGCGCTCGCCGAGGTCGTCGCGGCCACGCGCGCGCGTACCTACGCCGGGAGGGACGACGCCGACGGCATCCCCGTGCCGACCGACGTCCTGGTCGACGACGGCGACACCATCCGCGTGGGGCACGTGGAACTCACCGCGCGCCACCTGGTCGGGCACACGCCGGGTTCGATCGCCCTGGTCTACGACGACCCGCACGGACATCCCCACGTGTTCACCGGCGACTGCCTCTTCCCCGGCGGCGTGGGCAACACCCGCAAGGATCCGAAGGCGTTCGCCAGCCTGATCCACGATGTCCGGACGAAGATCTTCGACGCGCTGCCGGACGAGAGCTGGGTCTACCCGGGACACGGCAACGACACCACGCTGGGCGCGGAGCGTCCGCACCTGCCGGAGTGGCAGGCGCGCGGGTGGTGA
- a CDS encoding ABC transporter substrate-binding protein, whose translation MHPAPRVLRRAVAVATTALLATAVGCAPQPQEKAADTPSGSATSTCAQGKLATKTSGKLTIATDQPAYEPWFKDDEPTNGQGFESAVAYAVAKKLGYDKGAVVWQSVPFNKAFAPGEKTFDFDINQVSISDERKKAVDFSSGYYDVRQAVIALKGTKAAKATSIADLKGLKLGAQVGTTSLDHIDDVVRPGRDAAVYAKNDQAKSALQNGQVDAIVTDLPTAFYITAAEVTDATIVGQFENQSGTPEQFGLVLDKGSALTSCVTDAVDALREDGTLARLEQRWLSDAVDAPVLK comes from the coding sequence ATGCATCCTGCCCCGCGCGTACTGCGCCGCGCTGTCGCCGTCGCGACAACAGCCCTGCTCGCCACCGCCGTCGGCTGCGCTCCGCAGCCGCAGGAGAAGGCGGCCGACACGCCGTCGGGGTCGGCCACGTCCACCTGCGCCCAGGGCAAGCTCGCCACCAAGACCTCCGGCAAGCTGACCATCGCCACCGACCAGCCCGCGTACGAGCCGTGGTTCAAGGACGACGAGCCGACGAACGGCCAGGGCTTCGAGTCGGCGGTCGCGTACGCCGTGGCGAAGAAGCTGGGCTACGACAAAGGTGCCGTCGTCTGGCAGAGCGTCCCCTTCAACAAGGCGTTCGCGCCCGGGGAGAAGACGTTCGACTTCGACATCAACCAGGTCTCGATCAGCGACGAGCGCAAGAAGGCCGTCGACTTCTCCTCCGGCTACTACGACGTACGCCAGGCCGTCATCGCGCTCAAGGGCACCAAGGCAGCGAAGGCGACGAGCATCGCGGACCTGAAGGGCCTCAAGCTGGGCGCCCAGGTCGGCACGACCAGCCTCGATCACATCGACGACGTGGTGCGGCCGGGCCGGGACGCGGCTGTCTACGCCAAGAACGACCAGGCCAAGTCCGCCTTGCAGAACGGTCAGGTCGACGCCATCGTCACCGATCTGCCGACCGCGTTCTACATCACCGCGGCCGAGGTGACGGACGCGACGATCGTGGGTCAGTTCGAGAACCAGAGCGGCACACCCGAGCAGTTCGGACTCGTGCTCGACAAGGGCAGCGCGCTCACCTCCTGCGTGACGGACGCCGTCGACGCCCTGCGCGAGGACGGCACGCTGGCCAGGCTGGAGCAGCGGTGGCTGTCCGACGCCGTCGACGCCCCGGTGCTCAAGTGA
- a CDS encoding amino acid ABC transporter permease, protein MTLTKDESGREGADDNDGTGDKGGRTALEDGYTPSQRRIEREAYKRARSRRATAVAALSTLATAVVLYLVVVGAPGWPRTKETFFNGQYAREALPKVLEGLWLNLRLLLVCGAAVLVLGMLIAIARTLRGPVFFPLRVLAAAYTDFFRGLPLIINLMIVVLGVPALRLQGVTVDPVVLGGTALTLTYSAYVAEVFRAGIESVHPSQRAAARSLGLDNRQALRYVVLPQAVRRQVPPLLNDLVSLQKDTGLVSIGGAIDAVRAADIIVGRSLNYTPYIVAGLVFVALTIPMTRFTDWVTARMDRRRAQGGVL, encoded by the coding sequence GTGACGCTCACGAAGGACGAGTCCGGCCGGGAGGGAGCGGACGACAACGACGGCACGGGCGACAAGGGCGGCAGGACCGCCCTGGAGGACGGATACACGCCGTCGCAGCGCCGCATCGAGCGTGAGGCCTACAAGCGCGCCCGTTCCCGTCGTGCCACGGCCGTCGCCGCCCTCTCCACCCTGGCGACGGCCGTCGTCCTCTACCTGGTCGTCGTGGGCGCGCCCGGCTGGCCGCGTACCAAGGAGACCTTCTTCAACGGGCAGTACGCGCGCGAGGCGCTGCCCAAGGTCCTCGAAGGGCTGTGGCTCAACCTCCGGCTGCTGTTGGTCTGCGGCGCCGCCGTGCTGGTCCTCGGGATGCTCATCGCGATCGCCCGCACCCTGCGCGGCCCGGTGTTCTTCCCGCTGCGCGTCCTGGCCGCCGCCTACACCGACTTCTTCCGCGGACTGCCGCTCATCATCAACCTGATGATCGTGGTCCTCGGTGTCCCCGCGCTGCGGCTGCAGGGCGTGACGGTCGACCCGGTGGTGCTGGGCGGCACGGCCCTCACCCTGACGTACTCGGCGTACGTCGCCGAGGTGTTCCGCGCCGGCATCGAGTCCGTCCACCCCTCGCAGCGCGCCGCGGCCCGTTCCCTGGGGCTCGACAACCGGCAGGCGCTGCGGTACGTCGTCCTGCCCCAGGCCGTGCGCCGCCAGGTGCCGCCCCTGCTCAACGACCTGGTGTCGCTGCAGAAGGACACCGGGCTCGTGTCGATCGGCGGCGCGATCGACGCCGTCCGGGCGGCCGACATCATCGTGGGCCGCAGCCTCAACTACACGCCGTACATCGTCGCGGGCCTCGTCTTCGTGGCGCTGACGATCCCGATGACCCGGTTCACGGACTGGGTGACGGCCCGGATGGACCGTCGCCGGGCCCAAGGAGGAGTCCTGTGA
- a CDS encoding amino acid ABC transporter ATP-binding protein has protein sequence MQSVRKTFGGSVVLRDVDLEVAPHTVTALIGASGSGKSTLLRCANLLEEIDDGAIWLDDEEITDPRVDQDAVRRRIGVVFQAYNLFPHMTVEENITLAPRRVHRVSRAEAEARARALLERLGLAEKAGEYPDRLSGGQQQRVAIARALAVRPRLLLLDEITAALDPELVGEVLSVVRGLKEDGMTMVLATHEMGFAREVADQVCFLDAGVVLEHGTAEQIFGAPRHERTQRFLRRIVEAGRL, from the coding sequence ATGCAGTCCGTCCGCAAGACCTTCGGCGGCTCGGTCGTGCTGCGGGACGTCGACCTGGAGGTGGCCCCGCACACGGTGACCGCGCTGATCGGGGCCTCGGGCTCCGGCAAGTCCACGCTGTTGCGGTGCGCGAACCTCCTGGAGGAGATCGACGACGGCGCGATCTGGCTGGACGACGAGGAGATCACCGACCCGCGCGTGGACCAGGACGCGGTACGCCGCCGCATCGGCGTGGTCTTCCAGGCGTACAACCTGTTCCCGCACATGACGGTGGAGGAGAACATCACCCTGGCTCCGCGCCGGGTGCACAGGGTGTCCCGCGCGGAGGCCGAGGCACGCGCGCGTGCGCTGCTGGAGCGGCTCGGGCTCGCCGAGAAGGCGGGCGAGTACCCGGACCGGCTGAGCGGCGGCCAGCAGCAGCGGGTGGCGATCGCCCGCGCCCTGGCCGTACGTCCGCGGCTGCTGCTGCTCGACGAGATCACCGCCGCGCTCGATCCGGAGCTCGTGGGAGAGGTCCTCAGCGTGGTCCGCGGTCTGAAGGAGGACGGCATGACCATGGTGCTGGCCACACACGAGATGGGCTTCGCCCGTGAAGTCGCCGACCAGGTCTGCTTCCTGGACGCGGGTGTGGTCCTGGAGCACGGCACCGCCGAGCAGATCTTCGGCGCCCCGCGACATGAACGTACGCAGCGGTTCCTGCGGCGGATCGTGGAGGCGGGCCGGCTGTGA
- the aroQ gene encoding type II 3-dehydroquinate dehydratase has product MPRTLANAPIMILNGPNLNLLGQRQPEIYGSDTLADVEALCAKAAAAHGGTVDLRQSNHEGELVDWIHEARLNHCGIVINPGAYSHTSVAILDALNTCDGLPVVEVHISNIHQRESFRHHSYVSLRADGVIAGCGVQGYVFGVERVAALAGSGQADA; this is encoded by the coding sequence GTGCCCCGCACCCTGGCCAACGCCCCGATCATGATCCTCAACGGCCCCAACCTGAACCTGCTCGGCCAGCGGCAGCCGGAGATCTACGGCTCGGACACCCTCGCCGACGTCGAGGCCCTGTGCGCCAAGGCGGCGGCCGCGCACGGCGGCACCGTGGACCTGCGGCAGTCGAACCACGAGGGCGAGCTGGTCGACTGGATCCACGAGGCACGGCTGAACCATTGCGGGATCGTGATCAATCCCGGCGCCTACTCGCACACGTCCGTCGCGATCCTGGACGCGCTCAACACCTGTGACGGGCTGCCGGTGGTGGAGGTGCACATCTCCAACATCCACCAGCGCGAGTCCTTCCGGCACCACTCGTATGTCTCGCTGCGCGCCGACGGTGTCATCGCGGGGTGCGGAGTGCAGGGGTACGTGTTCGGCGTGGAGCGGGTGGCGGCGCTCGCGGGGTCGGGACAGGCCGACGCGTAA
- a CDS encoding S66 peptidase family protein — protein MRTPTYPPKPSPGDRVAVVSPSAGLPGVFPLPYELGLERLRTEYGLEPVEYPTTRKPGATPQERADDLHAAFADPDIKAVVASIGGDDQITVLPFLDRELIRACPKPFFGLSDNTNLLAYLHTTGIVGFYGGSVMCELGRPGAMHPQTAEALRAALFTSGAYDLRPAERWNDVDRDWADPTTFDREPQTRPGTGWTWLNADRVVEGRSWGGCLEIVGRLLTADREVSHDLTVYDGAVLFLETSEELPSGEEVFRTLRTMGERGLLQRFSALLMGRPKTWSFERPNSPEEAVRYAAGQREAVLRATRAYAPDMTIVFDVDLGHTDPQLVIPYGGTVRVDGPARRITVTY, from the coding sequence ATGAGGACACCGACGTATCCCCCCAAGCCCTCGCCGGGCGACCGTGTAGCCGTCGTCTCGCCCTCCGCCGGCCTCCCCGGCGTCTTCCCCCTCCCCTACGAACTGGGCCTGGAGCGGCTGCGCACGGAGTACGGGCTGGAACCGGTCGAGTATCCGACGACCCGGAAGCCGGGCGCGACGCCCCAGGAGCGGGCCGACGACCTGCACGCTGCCTTCGCCGACCCGGACATCAAGGCGGTCGTCGCGTCGATCGGCGGCGACGACCAGATCACCGTGCTGCCTTTCCTGGACCGGGAGTTGATCCGCGCCTGTCCCAAGCCGTTCTTCGGGCTGAGCGACAACACGAACCTGCTCGCCTACCTGCACACCACCGGAATCGTCGGCTTCTACGGGGGTTCCGTGATGTGCGAGCTGGGCCGGCCCGGCGCCATGCATCCGCAGACCGCCGAGGCCCTGCGGGCGGCACTGTTCACCTCGGGCGCGTACGACCTGCGGCCCGCCGAACGCTGGAACGACGTCGACCGCGACTGGGCGGACCCCACCACCTTCGACAGGGAGCCGCAGACCCGCCCGGGCACCGGGTGGACCTGGCTGAACGCCGACCGGGTGGTCGAAGGCCGCAGTTGGGGCGGCTGCCTGGAGATCGTCGGACGGCTGCTGACGGCCGACCGGGAGGTCTCGCACGATCTGACGGTGTACGACGGCGCAGTGCTGTTCCTGGAGACCTCTGAGGAACTGCCGAGCGGCGAGGAGGTGTTCCGCACCCTGCGCACCATGGGTGAGCGCGGCCTTCTCCAGCGTTTCTCCGCCCTGCTGATGGGCCGTCCGAAGACCTGGTCGTTCGAGCGCCCCAACAGCCCCGAGGAGGCCGTACGGTACGCCGCCGGCCAGCGCGAGGCCGTGCTGCGCGCCACGCGCGCGTACGCCCCCGACATGACGATCGTCTTCGACGTGGACCTCGGGCACACCGATCCGCAACTCGTCATCCCCTACGGCGGCACCGTGCGCGTCGACGGGCCCGCCCGGCGCATCACCGTCACCTACTGA
- a CDS encoding MFS transporter, which produces MPRLAAASLAGTAIEFYDFFVYGTAAALVLGPLFFPTFSPLAGTLAAFGTFAVGFVARPLGSVLFGHIGDRHGRRPVMVASLLLTGAATVAVGCVPAYHTIGVAAPVLLLVLRFLQGLGLGGEWGGAVLLTAEHAPAERRGLWASFPQVGPALGFLLANGVVLALSATLSTAQFTQWGWRVPLWAAGVLAVAGLWLRSSLVESPSFLRLDDHARVPLVDVARDHWRLVLLTAGALAVGYAIFYAVTTWSLAYATERLGVSRTVMLTCIMAAVLVKGSLTPVAALLGDRYGRRPLCLAGCAAAAVWMFPMVALLSTGAPLLMFLGFLGAMLAFITMFAVIAAYLPELYEPRVRCTGAAVGYNLGGVLGGALTPIAATSLAEQGGRVPWGVGAYLTGIALLSLGCFALLPETRPVPVVVAKPATG; this is translated from the coding sequence ATGCCGCGCCTCGCGGCCGCCTCGCTCGCCGGGACGGCCATCGAGTTCTACGACTTCTTCGTCTACGGGACGGCGGCGGCGCTGGTCCTGGGGCCGCTGTTCTTCCCCACGTTCTCGCCGCTCGCGGGCACGCTGGCCGCCTTCGGGACCTTCGCCGTCGGGTTCGTCGCACGGCCCTTGGGTTCGGTCCTGTTCGGGCACATCGGGGACCGGCACGGGCGCCGGCCGGTCATGGTCGCCTCGCTGCTGCTGACCGGCGCCGCCACGGTCGCGGTCGGCTGCGTCCCGGCGTACCACACGATCGGTGTGGCCGCTCCGGTGCTGCTCCTGGTGCTGCGCTTCCTGCAGGGCCTGGGGCTCGGTGGGGAGTGGGGCGGGGCCGTGCTGCTGACCGCGGAGCACGCGCCCGCCGAACGGCGGGGTCTGTGGGCGAGCTTTCCGCAGGTGGGGCCCGCGCTGGGCTTCCTGCTCGCCAACGGAGTGGTGCTGGCCCTGTCGGCGACCCTGTCCACGGCGCAGTTCACCCAGTGGGGCTGGCGGGTGCCGCTCTGGGCGGCCGGTGTACTGGCCGTGGCGGGGTTGTGGCTGCGCTCCTCGCTCGTCGAGAGCCCCAGTTTCCTCCGCCTCGACGACCACGCGCGCGTGCCGCTCGTCGACGTGGCGCGCGACCACTGGCGGCTCGTCCTGCTGACAGCCGGGGCACTCGCCGTCGGATACGCGATCTTCTACGCCGTCACGACCTGGTCCCTCGCCTACGCGACGGAACGGCTCGGCGTGAGCCGTACCGTCATGCTGACCTGCATCATGGCCGCCGTCCTGGTGAAGGGCTCGCTCACGCCGGTGGCCGCGCTGCTCGGCGACCGGTACGGGCGGCGGCCTCTGTGCCTGGCCGGATGCGCGGCAGCCGCCGTGTGGATGTTCCCGATGGTCGCGCTGCTCTCGACGGGAGCGCCACTGCTGATGTTCCTCGGCTTCCTGGGCGCCATGCTCGCGTTCATCACGATGTTCGCCGTCATCGCCGCGTATCTGCCGGAGTTGTACGAGCCCCGGGTGCGCTGCACGGGCGCCGCGGTCGGCTACAACCTCGGCGGGGTCCTCGGAGGCGCGCTCACCCCGATCGCGGCGACCTCGCTCGCCGAGCAGGGCGGCCGGGTGCCATGGGGGGTGGGGGCGTATCTGACGGGCATCGCACTGCTGAGCCTGGGGTGCTTCGCGTTGCTGCCGGAGACGCGGCCCGTGCCGGTGGTGGTGGCGAAGCCCGCCACCGGGTGA
- a CDS encoding ionic transporter y4hA, translating into MIARLRSLTTRWTSVVPALAVVLLVLTWGRDLPGAVVALVTLVLAGSVLAAVHHAEVVAHRVGEPFGSLVLAVAVTIIEVALIVTLMADGGDKSSTLARDTVFAAVMITCNGIVGISLLVASLRHGTAVFNPEGTGAALATVATLATLSLVLPTFTTSKPGPEFSGVQLTFAALSSLVLYGLFVATQTVRHRDYFLPITRQGQVITVDDHAGAPSARAAGLSLSLLGLALIGVVGLAKGVSPTIESGVEAADLPHAVVGVVIALLVLLPETIAALRSARRDRVQTSLNLALGSAMASIGLTIPAVALASVWLSGPLVLGLGATHMVLLALTVAVSSLTVVPGRATPLQGGVHLVLFAAYLELAINP; encoded by the coding sequence ATGATCGCTCGGCTCAGGTCGCTCACGACGCGGTGGACGTCCGTGGTGCCGGCCCTCGCGGTCGTCCTCCTGGTCCTGACCTGGGGACGGGACCTGCCCGGCGCGGTCGTGGCGCTGGTGACGCTGGTCCTGGCGGGATCAGTCCTGGCCGCCGTGCACCACGCCGAAGTGGTCGCCCACCGGGTCGGCGAACCCTTCGGCTCCCTCGTTCTCGCCGTAGCCGTCACGATCATCGAGGTCGCCCTGATCGTCACCCTGATGGCGGACGGCGGCGACAAGAGTTCGACGCTGGCCAGGGACACGGTCTTCGCAGCCGTGATGATCACCTGCAACGGTATCGTCGGGATCAGTCTGCTCGTCGCCTCGCTGCGCCACGGCACGGCGGTCTTCAACCCCGAGGGCACCGGCGCCGCCCTCGCGACCGTCGCCACTCTGGCCACCCTCAGCCTGGTGCTGCCGACGTTCACCACCAGCAAACCGGGCCCGGAGTTCTCCGGCGTCCAGCTGACCTTCGCCGCACTCTCCTCGCTGGTCCTGTACGGCCTGTTCGTGGCGACCCAGACCGTGAGGCACCGCGACTACTTCCTGCCGATCACCCGCCAGGGGCAGGTGATCACCGTCGACGACCACGCCGGCGCACCGTCCGCCCGCGCAGCCGGCCTGAGCCTCTCCCTGCTCGGTCTGGCCCTCATCGGGGTGGTCGGCCTGGCCAAGGGCGTGTCGCCGACCATCGAGTCCGGCGTGGAGGCCGCCGACCTGCCCCACGCCGTCGTCGGCGTGGTCATCGCGCTGCTGGTGCTGCTGCCCGAGACCATCGCCGCACTGCGCTCCGCCCGCCGCGACCGGGTGCAGACCAGCCTCAACCTCGCGCTCGGCTCGGCGATGGCCAGCATCGGCCTGACCATCCCCGCGGTCGCCCTGGCATCCGTCTGGCTCTCCGGTCCGCTCGTCCTCGGCCTCGGCGCCACCCATATGGTGCTGCTGGCCCTGACCGTGGCGGTGAGCTCCCTGACCGTGGTGCCCGGCCGGGCCACACCGCTCCAGGGCGGCGTGCACCTGGTGCTGTTCGCGGCCTATCTGGAGCTGGCGATCAATCCCTGA
- a CDS encoding TerC family protein — translation MDVSPTLWVLTIVGLAALIAIDFFIGRKPHDVSIKEAGIWTVVWIVLAGLFGLGLLLFGGGQPAGEFFAGFITEKSLSVDNLFVFVLIMAKFSVPSQYQQRVLLVGVLIALVLRAIFIAAGAAILASFSWVFYLFGAFLIWTAWKLIQEARADQEDEEFEENKLLKAAERRFGVADRYHGTKLWIRENGKRVMTPMLVVMLAIGSTDVLFALDSIPAIFGLTQDPYIVFTANAFALMGLRQLYFLIGGLLRKLVHLSYGLSIILGFIGVKLVLHALHESGVHVPEISIPVSLGVICSVLIITTLTSLRASKKQAAADAAQAQSDGASKDSVEA, via the coding sequence GTGGATGTTTCCCCGACCCTGTGGGTCCTGACGATCGTGGGCCTCGCCGCCCTCATCGCCATCGATTTCTTCATCGGCCGCAAGCCGCACGACGTGTCCATCAAGGAAGCCGGTATCTGGACCGTCGTCTGGATCGTCCTGGCCGGTCTCTTCGGCCTCGGTCTGCTGCTCTTCGGCGGCGGACAGCCCGCCGGTGAGTTCTTCGCCGGCTTCATCACCGAGAAGTCGCTGAGCGTCGACAACCTGTTCGTCTTCGTCCTGATCATGGCGAAGTTCTCGGTGCCCTCGCAGTACCAGCAGCGCGTGCTCCTCGTGGGCGTGCTCATAGCCCTGGTCCTGCGGGCGATCTTCATCGCCGCGGGTGCCGCCATCCTCGCCAGCTTCTCGTGGGTCTTCTACCTCTTCGGTGCCTTCCTGATCTGGACCGCCTGGAAGCTCATCCAGGAGGCCCGGGCGGACCAGGAGGACGAGGAGTTCGAGGAGAACAAGCTGCTCAAGGCGGCCGAACGTCGCTTCGGCGTGGCCGACCGCTACCACGGCACCAAGCTGTGGATCCGGGAGAACGGCAAGCGGGTCATGACCCCGATGCTGGTCGTGATGCTCGCGATCGGCTCCACGGACGTGCTCTTCGCGCTCGACTCGATCCCCGCGATCTTCGGTCTCACCCAGGACCCGTACATCGTCTTCACGGCCAACGCGTTCGCGCTGATGGGCCTGCGGCAGCTGTACTTCCTCATCGGCGGTCTGCTCCGGAAGCTGGTCCACCTCAGCTACGGCCTGTCGATCATCCTGGGCTTCATCGGCGTCAAGCTGGTCCTGCACGCGCTGCACGAGTCCGGGGTGCACGTCCCGGAGATCAGCATCCCGGTCTCCCTCGGCGTGATCTGCTCCGTGCTGATCATCACCACGCTGACCAGCCTGAGGGCGTCCAAGAAGCAGGCGGCGGCCGACGCGGCGCAGGCGCAGAGCGACGGCGCGTCCAAGGACAGCGTCGAGGCCTGA